In Gammaproteobacteria bacterium, the genomic stretch GTGCTGTCGATGATGCCACTCAAGGCACGCGCCAGTGGCAGTGCGTTCAACGACAAGATGGAGCAGCTGGGTGATTTCGTGGTCGCCCGTCGCAAGAGCCTGGCGTTGCTGATGTTCGCCGTGTCGGCTGTCGTTGTTGCGTTCATTCCCAACAACGAGCTGTCGGACGAGTTCGTGCGTTACTTCGACACCCGTGTCGAGTTCCGTACCGACTCCGACTACGCCACCGAGAACCTCACCGGTATCTACCAGTTGCAGTTTTCGCTGCCGGCCGGCGAAACGGGTGCGATTGCCGATCCGGAGTACCTGGCCCGGCTTGGCGCCTTCACGGACTGGCTGCGCGAACAGCCCGAGGTGACGCATGTCCTCAGCATGTCCGACACCTTCAAGCGCCTCAACAAGTCCATGCATGGTGACGACGAGTCCTGGTACCGCTTGCCTGAACAGCGTGACCTGGCAGCCCAGTACCTGCTGCTGTACGAATTCTCGCTGCCCTTCGGTCTCGACCTGAACAACCAGGTCAGCCTGGACAAGTCGTCCACGCAACTGGTGGCCACGCTGAAGGAAATCGACAGCAATGCCATCAAGGATGTCGCGGCGCGTGCCGAGAACTGGCTGCTGGACAATGCGCCGAGCATGCATTCCTACGCATCGGGCCCGGCGGTGATGTTCAGCCACATTTCCGAGCGCAACGTGAAGAGCATGTTGACGGGTACCACCGTCGGTATCTTCGTCATCGCACTGATCCTGATTATCGCACTGCGCAGCCTCAGCCTCGGCACTCTCAGCTTGCTGCCCAACCTGCTGCCGGCCGCGCTGGCCTTCGGTGTCTGGGGCATGTTCGTGGGCCAGATCAACATGGCTGTATCGGTTGTGACCGGCATGTCGCTGGGTATCGTCGTCGATGACTCGGTGCACTTCCTGTCCAAGTACCTGCGCGCCCGGCGCGAGGAAGGCCTGGGCGCCGAAGCCGCGGTTCGCTATGCCTTCTCGTCCGTCGGCGTGGCGCTGGTGGTCACGACCATCATCCTGGTGGCCGGCTTCGCCGTGCTCGCAATGTCGAGCTTCGCCATCAACTCGTCCATGGCCATGCTGACATCGATCGCGATCCTGCTGGCCCTGGTTGTCGATTTCCTGCTGCTGCCGCCGCTGCTGATCTGGCTGGATGGGCACAAGGAGCGCAGCGAAGTGGCGCTTGAAAGTGGCGAGACCGCATGAACACCATTACCGTGAATCCAAGAATGAACGAAGAACGAGGAGCGAATCCCATGCACAAGAAGATGCTGATGACATTCCTGTCTGTCGTGTTGCTGTCGCCGGTGCTTGCACTGGCCGCCACACCGGAAGAGAAAGGCCTGGAAATCGAGCTCGAGCGCGATCGCCGGGACACCGGCTGGGGCGACAACCAGGCAACGCTGGAAATGATCCTGCGCAACAAGAATGGCGACGAGTCGATTCGCAAGCTGCGCAACAAGACGCTGGAGCGAGAGGATGACGGCGACTGGACGCTGATCATCTTCGACCAGCCGCGTGATGTGGAAGGTACGGCCCTGCTGTCCTACACGCACAAGTCCGGCCCGGACGACCAGTGGCTCTACCTGCCAGCGCTGAAGCGCGTCAAGCGCATCTCCTCGAACAACAAGTCGGGTCCGTTCATGGGCAGCGAGTTCGCCTACGAAGACCTGTCTTCCCAGGAGCCGGAGAAGTACACCTACAAGTACCTGCGTGACGAGACGATCGATGGCGTTGCGCACTTTGTCATCGAGCGCGATCCGGTCGACGAGAACTCGGGTTATTCCAGGCAGGTGGTATGGCTGGATCAGGCCGAATACCGACCGATGAAGATCGATTACTACGATCGCAAGGACTCCCTGCTGAAGACCCTGACTTTCCATGACTACCAGCAGTACCTGGACCAGTACTGGCGTGCCAGCCGGATGGAAATGGTGAACCATCAGACCGGCAAGTCGACGGTGCTGAACTTCACCGATTACAGCTTTGCCAACGGCTTCGAGGAGAACGACTTCTCGCAGAACAGCCTGAGGAAGGCTCGCTGACATGGAACAGAAGCAGACCAACCAGCGCCTGCGGGCGCTGGCATTCTCCGGCTTGCTCGCTGTATCGGCTGGCCTCGGTTTTTCCGCAGCGGCGAACGCCTCGGAACTGACCGGTGAAGTCGAATACCTGGCGCGTTACTTCGTCGAGCCGCCAGCGTGGCCGGGCCAGGTCGGCAACGATGGCACGCTCGCCTCCAGCGACCACATGCTCAAGGTCAAGCTGGAGTACTACCAGGACTGGAATGGTGGTGACACCCGGCTGGTCATCACGCCGGTCGGTCGTTACATCGACGGCAATGCCGGCTTCGACCGGAGTGATGGCGACGTCGAGGAGCTGTATCTGCGCCAGACCGTGGGCAACAGCGATTTCTATTTTGGCTATCGCAAGATCTTCTGGGGCGTTACCGAATCCGTGCACCTGGTCGACATCGTCAACCAGTCCGACGTGGTCGAGGATATCGATCTCGAAGACCGACTTGGCCAGCCCATGCTGCAATGGTCGACCTTTTCGGATTTCGGCACTTTCGATGTCATCGTGATGCCGGTTTTCCGTGAACGCCGCTTGCCGGAATCCGAGCAGCGCCTGCGGCCCTTCATTCCGTATCTCGACGACCCGCTTTACGAAGACTCGGAAGGTGACGAACATGTCGACGTTGCAATTCGCTGGAGCCAGTTCATCGGCGACTGGGATATCGGTGTTTCCCATTTCAGCGGAACCGCAAGGGAACCGTTGTTCATTCCCGGGCTGGATGGCGACGGCAATGCGGTACTGAGGCCCTTCTATGCGCAGCTGGATCAGACCAGTGTCGACCTGCAGGCGACCAAGGGCAGCTGGCTCTGGAAGCTGGAAGTCGCCAGTCGCGATCAGCTGGATGATCGCAACACTCGCCTGGCGGGTGGCTTCGAATATTCCTTCTATGGCGTCCAGGGCAGCGATGCCGACCTGGGCGTGATTGCCGAGTACCTGTTCGATGACGCCGGCGACAATGCCACGTCACCGTTCGAAGACGACATTTTCATCGGCGGCCGCCTGGCCTTCAATGATGTTGCCGGCAGCGAAATCCTGGCGGGCGTCTTCCACGACCTCGACGGGGAAGGTCGGGTCTATTCCGTCGAAGCCAGTCGTCGCATCGGCAACAGCTGGAAGGTTGCCCTGACGGCCAGGGTGTTCGAGTCCGACGAGATGACGTCGTTGCTCTACAGCTTTCGCCAGGACGACTTCCTGTCGTTCAGCGTGACCAAGTACTTCTGAGGTGATCATGATTCGCTTGCTGAGATTCTACTTTGCTGGCCTGGCGCGGTTCATGCCGGGGACTTCGGCAGGGCTGCTGGCCCGCCTGTTCACCACGCCGGGTCGACATGGCCTGCAGTCGACGGCCGGCAAGCGCTTGCTGGAGAGCGCCGAGCGAGGCTCCATCAACAGCATCTCTGGCAACGTCACCTTCTACCGCTGGCGAAACCGCGGCCCCCGGGTCCTGGTGTTGCACGGCTGGTCCGACCAGGCTGCCAATCTCGGCGAGCTGATCGATGTGCTCCTGGCAGCCGGTTACGACGTCACGGCGCCGGACTTGCCGGCACATGGCGACTCGGCCGGCAATACGGCGCACATGAAGCAATGGCTGGTGGCGATCCGGATGTTGTCAGCCGGCGTGCCGAAATGGCATGCCGTGCTGGGCCACTCGCTGGGTGGCTTTGCGGCGGCGGCCAGCACGCGTGAAGACCTGCCACACTACGGCACGCCTGTGAAGGCGGGAAAGCTCGTGCTGATCGCGCCGCCGGATCGCAGCAGTACCATGTTGCGCATGGTTGCGGGGCATCTCCAGGCGCCCGAACGAATCATCGAGCGCACGGCAAGCCTGTTGTCCGAATG encodes the following:
- a CDS encoding alpha/beta fold hydrolase; its protein translation is MIRLLRFYFAGLARFMPGTSAGLLARLFTTPGRHGLQSTAGKRLLESAERGSINSISGNVTFYRWRNRGPRVLVLHGWSDQAANLGELIDVLLAAGYDVTAPDLPAHGDSAGNTAHMKQWLVAIRMLSAGVPKWHAVLGHSLGGFAAAASTREDLPHYGTPVKAGKLVLIAPPDRSSTMLRMVAGHLQAPERIIERTASLLSEWIDADFNSFSTAENVANFDGKALVIHDRDDNRVPFAHFEAIREAAPEQDFIATASLGHRRILDNARVQASIVEFLDEAIQVRGARPDAARQLAM
- a CDS encoding MMPL family transporter, with protein sequence MNELARKLDRWLASYGAWIIRWRWPVILGSLVLAMAAGYGAQNLAFKNDYRVFFSQDNPQLQAFEELQNVYVKNDIIIFVVTPESGDVFDTDTLVAMQELTEAAWTLPYSMRVDSLTNFQHTEALEDDLMVADLVEDPASMSAAEREEVRQIALAEPLLRDRLVALDSKVAGVAVTFQMPEKTPTEMPEAAAAARELVDQVLADHPGIDIKLTGSVMLNNAFFESSMNDSMTLVPAMYAIIILAMFLLLRSFPAVFATVLVILASVVTAMGMAGWSGIFLTPPSASAPTIITTLAVADAVHILVTMFGGLRKGMSRNEALIYSIRLNMQPVFLTSLTTAVGFLTMNFSDAPPFRDLGNITAMGVVAAWIFSVTLLPAVLSMMPLKARASGSAFNDKMEQLGDFVVARRKSLALLMFAVSAVVVAFIPNNELSDEFVRYFDTRVEFRTDSDYATENLTGIYQLQFSLPAGETGAIADPEYLARLGAFTDWLREQPEVTHVLSMSDTFKRLNKSMHGDDESWYRLPEQRDLAAQYLLLYEFSLPFGLDLNNQVSLDKSSTQLVATLKEIDSNAIKDVAARAENWLLDNAPSMHSYASGPAVMFSHISERNVKSMLTGTTVGIFVIALILIIALRSLSLGTLSLLPNLLPAALAFGVWGMFVGQINMAVSVVTGMSLGIVVDDSVHFLSKYLRARREEGLGAEAAVRYAFSSVGVALVVTTIILVAGFAVLAMSSFAINSSMAMLTSIAILLALVVDFLLLPPLLIWLDGHKERSEVALESGETA
- a CDS encoding outer membrane lipoprotein-sorting protein; amino-acid sequence: MTFLSVVLLSPVLALAATPEEKGLEIELERDRRDTGWGDNQATLEMILRNKNGDESIRKLRNKTLEREDDGDWTLIIFDQPRDVEGTALLSYTHKSGPDDQWLYLPALKRVKRISSNNKSGPFMGSEFAYEDLSSQEPEKYTYKYLRDETIDGVAHFVIERDPVDENSGYSRQVVWLDQAEYRPMKIDYYDRKDSLLKTLTFHDYQQYLDQYWRASRMEMVNHQTGKSTVLNFTDYSFANGFEENDFSQNSLRKAR